One Cucurbita pepo subsp. pepo cultivar mu-cu-16 chromosome LG09, ASM280686v2, whole genome shotgun sequence DNA window includes the following coding sequences:
- the LOC111801438 gene encoding copper transport protein ATX1-like, with protein MSQTTVLKVAMSCQGCVGAVRRVLGKLEGVETFDIDIDAQKVTVKGNVERDVVFQTVSKTGKKTAYWEDEAPAAAPAPVAAAAAAPAPAAAPAAAPAPVAAPAAAPAPEAAPAAAAPPAEAEAKPAESVAAV; from the exons ATGTCTCAG ACTACTGTCCTCAAGGTTGCTATGTCATGTCAAGGCTGTGTTGGAGCCGTCAGGCGTGTCTTGGGAAAACTGGAAG GAGTCGAGACATTTGACATCGACATTGATGCGCAAAAGGTGACTGTGAAAGGCAACGTGGAGCGCGATGTAGTTTTCCAAACTGTTTCCAAAACCGGGAAGAAGACTGCCTACTGGGAAGACGAAGCCCCAGCAGCAGCACCAGCACCGGTGGCAGCCGCAGCAGCTGCCCCTGCACCGGCGGCAGCCCCAGCAGCAGCACCTGCACCGGTGGCAGCCCCAGCAGCGGCACCTGCACCAGAGGCGGCcccagcagcagcagcaccaCCAGCTGAAGCAGAAGCTAAACCTGCCGAGAGTGTGGCTGCTGTTTAA